tagatggagtaaattatcatttttgattaacttaataatattattaaaatttaatttattatcaatgAATTTGTTTAAATCATCTTTTAGATTTTGAAGGTTTAAAAAGGGGCAAACAATCAAGTGgttgttatcaaaaattacgttaCAATTACAACATAAGggggattaatttttttcaaaatataattatgagTTAATCTAGTGTGACCAATTAAAAGtctagtaatttttgtttgagaTCGACGATTAATacttttaattttgttgaagtttcTGGGTTTGTGTGTGATAGATCTCAGCCAATTTGTTTGAGGAGTATCATTCCATTCTTGAgaccataaaatttttatattgttcTTCACTGATGATTTAAAgtctgatctttttttttttttttttttttagcattttggaATTTAGAAAATGACTGTTGTGAAagataataaataattaaattttttctctctcaccTCGTCTCGGAGGATGAATATTTCTCCCTGAAGTTTagaattttaaagtaaaaataataatacctacctatgtacttactgcCTAACAAATTATGCTCAATTTCTCCCCCTATAACGTACATGAGTATGAAAGTGGTCAATTTCAAGATACGAGGTATGCACTCCATAAAACAAACTTTATTTAGGTAGGCAGTCCAAGTGTAGAAAACAAACAAACTGGTACCGGAGATCAAAGCTCCACAATTTAAGAATTCAAACCACGTTCCATATCGGTAGATTTATATTGGTTAAGATGTAATCAAATcattcatattttgtttatcTCGATAAATTGTAAACGCGACAAATTCCTTCGAACGTTATTGTATGAAATCACatctaataaattttcataaactgatacctacctacgttaaaCACATTCGCGAAAATTATCACACGAGTGATGTCAACCCGCCCGGAAGTAAACAAAGCATTAGACGAATAACAATTGATGAATTTCATAATACACGTGTACGATGAATCGTTTATTAACTCATTCATCTTTATTTCAGGCGCTCACGGTGTGCGTGGCGTTAGCCATGGCAATGATTACAGAAGCCACATTTTCACATCACGCTACAATCCATCATCACTACATAGCGCCACCATCACCTACATTTACATCATTACCACCGCCATCTCCGCCACCAACCGCACCACTTCCTGTAGTACCAGCTGCCTCTGCTCCAATTCCCGCGATTCCGGCACCAGCTCCAGTACCTGTGGTTCCTGCAGCGGCACCAGCGCCACTTCCTGTTGTTCCTGCTGCTTCTGCTCCAATTCCTTTTGTTCCTGCGGCCACTCCTCCGTTTCCTTTTGTTCCTACTGCCACTGCACCATTTCCTTTTGTTCCTGCAGCGACCCCACTCCCCACAATACCCGCAGCTGGCCCTCTTCCATTCGTTCCAGTCGCCAGGCCACTAATTCCCCCTCCAGCACCACTACCTGTTTTCCCCGCACCTGCTCCATTTCCTGTGATTCCTGCTGCGGCGCCAATTCCTGCACTTCCGGTGACGCCTAAAGTTTTACGATTCGCTCCTCCGAGCGTGCCACCTTATGCTTATTCGGTGAACATTGTGACGAGAGCTTTGTCTCCTCCGCCACCTTATGTGCTGCCTCCATTTGGAGTTGCTTCTCCTGCACCGTTTCCTTTGCCAACGTACGCGTACAATTATAATAATTACTGGAGAAGATAAACTATCGTAAGGAACTCGTCGTACTTTCATACTTTCGCATGTTATAGACTGATATTTAGTAAAATGTAAACACGCGAAATGCGTATTAAGTTTTAAACCTAGACCAGAATTAGCCCGTCAAAACCGGGTGTTAAAAGGGAATTTAATTAGTCGCATTGTTTATTACCAAGTTTACACGTTTTATGATACCACGACCATGTTAGATGTTTACGTCGTATAGCGTAAATACGCAAACCCCAAACCGCGTTTGTAACCACAATCGCGAATAATCTTTGTTGCTATAGCGATACAACCAATAATATCAACCTTCCATATACCTCATCCTCgttaaggaactaaataccaggtatggaaatacgccatctttggatatagaaaaaaaattttaaggactcaatttattaataataccgccaatttacattatttttttacttcatattcattttaatacacaaaataaacattttcccaccatttttttgatttcatttctttatatgactgaaatgaaaaaatcacatcaccgtcaaaactacgaaatctatatccaaagatggcgtatttccatacctggtatttagttccttaatCCTCGTATGTGAACCATACACTCTCGCGGATACTtagagatttcaaattttcctcgAGTCGgtgttctattttttatttatttttaataatcgaAATTATTAAAGGAATTCAAttcgaaagaattttgaaacatcGTCCATTGTGTACCTACACCCTCACTACACCCACATTTGACTGATCCTTTTCACGAcgttggtaggtacttttttctcatttaccaaaaagtagAAATGTTTAGGTTGGAAAATTTCGCGTCGAAATATTTCGGTAATATTTTCTACATCAAATATCTTACGTAGGGTGTTATTAGCAAAATTCCATCGCGTAATAATTCAAGCAACTGCGATACAAATTTTGGTCAAGGATGAAGGTCTAAATAAGGAGACTCAGTTTGAAAATCGAACGCAACTCGCAGATAATCGAATTGATTATATCAAAGTACAGTTTTGCATTCATCCGTGAATTTATTTCCAGCATGAACTTGATAATACAATTTGTACTAGTCATAAGTAAAATAATTCACGCTTCAGTACTTTTCTATCTGTTAAAATCACAACTGCGAGTCTGTGAAAGCATTCCACTCTTATTCACCTTCGTTTCTTCTctagattatgaaaaaaaattcctccatGATGATGTaacttttaaaagaaaca
The sequence above is a segment of the Planococcus citri chromosome 3, ihPlaCitr1.1, whole genome shotgun sequence genome. Coding sequences within it:
- the LOC135840568 gene encoding uncharacterized protein LOC135840568, producing the protein MTTNMYNKALTVCVALAMAMITEATFSHHATIHHHYIAPPSPTFTSLPPPSPPPTAPLPVVPAASAPIPAIPAPAPVPVVPAAAPAPLPVVPAASAPIPFVPAATPPFPFVPTATAPFPFVPAATPLPTIPAAGPLPFVPVARPLIPPPAPLPVFPAPAPFPVIPAAAPIPALPVTPKVLRFAPPSVPPYAYSVNIVTRALSPPPPYVLPPFGVASPAPFPLPTYAYNYNNYWRR